GACACGGTGCGGGTGCACGTGCGCGTCGTCGAGGGCGGCAAAGAGCGCGTGCAGGTCTTCGAAGGGATCGTTGTCGGCGAGCACCGGCCAAAGCAGGTCGACGGCACGTTTACCGTGCGGCGGATTGCTCATGGCATCGGCGTCGAGCGAACATTCCTGTTCGCCTCTCCGCGCATTGACAAGGTGGAGGTGGTCCGCCATGGGGAGGTCCGCCGAGCCAAGCTCTACTATCTCCGCGGACTCACCGGCAAAGCAGCGCGCATCCGCGAGCGCCGTACGCCCCGACCTGCGAATTGAATCGCTCCTTTGGAGCCATGGCGCCGGCACTATCGCCGGTGTGGATGAGGCTGGCCGCGGCGCGTGGGCCGGCCCCGTGGTCGCGGCCGCTGTGGTCTTCCCCAACGATCGGTCGCTGGTGGAGTCGCTGATCGAGGGCCTCCCCGGCGGAACCGACCGTCGGACTTCCTTCGCCGGCATCCGCGATTCCAAGCAGCTCAGCCCCGCTCAGCGCGCCTCCGCCGATCGTGTCATCCGGGCATCCGCGCGAGGAATCGGGCTCGGCGTAGTCCCTCCCCAGGTCATCGATGAGATGGGGCTGGCACTCGCCGGCCAGCTCGCCCTGTGGCGCGCCGTGTGCAGCCTGTCGGCTCAGCCCGACCACGTGCTCGTGGACGGATTTCACCTCTGGTCTCCCCAGTTCCCGCAGACCGCGATCATCCACGGCGATGCAATCTGCGCGAGCATCGCGGCCGCGTCGATCGTGGCCAAGGTTGCGCGGGATCGGTTGATGGAGCGCCTGGAGGTCGATGCCCCCGGGTACGGCTTCGGCCAAAATCGCGGATACGGGACGGCTGCGCACGCGCGCGCGTTGCGCGAGCGTGGACCCTCCTGCCACCATCGGCGGAGTTTTGCGCCCCTCGTCGAGCTTACCGGCAGCGTCGATGGATAGCCGAAGGGCAACCGGGCGTCTGGGAGAGGAGATCGCCACCGCTTTTCTCTCCCGCAAGGGCTACCGGATCCTGGAACGCAATGTTCGCACGCGGTATGGTGAGATCGATATCGTCGCGCGTGATGGCAATTGCCTGGTCTTCGTGGAGGTCCGGACCGTTCGAACGACTTTTGTGCTGCCTGAGGAGTCGATCTCTCCGCGAAAGCAGCATCGCATGATAGCGCTTGCTCAACAGTACCTTCAGCGGGCAGGAAACAGCAACGACGACTGGCGCGCGGACGTCGTCGCCGTCGAGCTGACGGCCGACGGCCGCGCGGGGGAGATTCGCCACGTCGTGAACGCGGTGGAGGCGGTGTGAGGGCGCTAACCGCCAGGCCCGGGCGCGAAGGCTCGACGCGCACCATTGGGGATCGTCCGAACGCGCGGACGCGTGGCATCCTTCCTCCCACGCAATCCTCCCCCATGCGGCTCGGTCGGGCACTCTCGGTCCTCGGGTTTTGCTCGCGGCGAGAGGCTGAGCGCCAGATTGGTCAGGGACGCGTGGCGGTCGATGGACACACGGTTACGGACCCGGCGCATCTGGTTGCGCTCGACGCGGCGAAGATCAGCGTCGACGGACACGTCATAAGTGCTCCGCAGGAGCGGACCTACCTGGCCGCGTACAAGCCGATCGGCGTCACGACGACCATGCGCGATCCGCACGCGGCGCGCACGATCGCGGAGCTGGCGCCGGGCCATGGCCGCCTGTTCCCAGTCGGGAGGCTCGACCGCGACTCAGAAGGGCTCATCCTGTTGACGAACGACGGCGTTTTCGCGAATTTCGTCGCGCACCCGCGGTACAGAGTGGAGCGAGAGTATGTGGCGATGATCGATCGCGCGCTCACGGACCGCGACCTGCGGCGATTGCGGCGTGGCATCGTCATTGACGGCCAGCCGGTCGTCCCGGCGGCCGTGGAGATAGCAGCTCCCGACGCGCTGCCCACGGGCGAGCGAGGCCGCGCGCGCGAACACTGGGTGCGCGTGGTTCTGCGCGAAGGTCGGAACCGCGAGGTGCGTCGACTCCTCGCGTCCGCGGGAGTCGGGGTCTCTCGCCTCGTCCGGGTGCGAATCGGTCCTGTTCGGCTCGCGGGCCTGCGGCCCGGACAATATCGACCTCTGCGCCGACAGGAGATCGCGCAGCTCTCGCGTGGATATGCCCGCGGCGTCGAGCGTCGGGCGCTGCGGAGCGGCCCGCGCCGAGCCGAATCGCCGGGTTTCGATCCCGGCGACACGGCACGGCTAGTGGTCGCCATCGATGGGCCGGCCGCTTCGGGAAAGTCCACCGTCGGACAGGCTGTCGCACGGCGGCTCGGAGCCACCTTTCTC
This DNA window, taken from Chloroflexota bacterium, encodes the following:
- the rplS gene encoding 50S ribosomal protein L19 codes for the protein MTELHELLDGRRPENSTVEVGDTVRVHVRVVEGGKERVQVFEGIVVGEHRPKQVDGTFTVRRIAHGIGVERTFLFASPRIDKVEVVRHGEVRRAKLYYLRGLTGKAARIRERRTPRPAN
- the cmk gene encoding (d)CMP kinase, with translation MRALTARPGREGSTRTIGDRPNARTRGILPPTQSSPMRLGRALSVLGFCSRREAERQIGQGRVAVDGHTVTDPAHLVALDAAKISVDGHVISAPQERTYLAAYKPIGVTTTMRDPHAARTIAELAPGHGRLFPVGRLDRDSEGLILLTNDGVFANFVAHPRYRVEREYVAMIDRALTDRDLRRLRRGIVIDGQPVVPAAVEIAAPDALPTGERGRAREHWVRVVLREGRNREVRRLLASAGVGVSRLVRVRIGPVRLAGLRPGQYRPLRRQEIAQLSRGYARGVERRALRSGPRRAESPGFDPGDTARLVVAIDGPAASGKSTVGQAVARRLGATFLDTGLLYRAVTLVALEGGVPPSDERALAELARSLKVRVAERGAGTEAATVVFIDERDVTNALRSPDVDAHVSTVAAHEQVRAALIPVQRRAAEARRIVAVGRDIGTVIFPDAAVKVFLDASEHERARRRALESTGVASSEAVRAEIARRDETDRSRAVAPLRPAPDATVIQTDGLTIEDVTDRIVDLVAAAERDRA
- a CDS encoding ribonuclease HII; this translates as MAGVDEAGRGAWAGPVVAAAVVFPNDRSLVESLIEGLPGGTDRRTSFAGIRDSKQLSPAQRASADRVIRASARGIGLGVVPPQVIDEMGLALAGQLALWRAVCSLSAQPDHVLVDGFHLWSPQFPQTAIIHGDAICASIAAASIVAKVARDRLMERLEVDAPGYGFGQNRGYGTAAHARALRERGPSCHHRRSFAPLVELTGSVDG
- a CDS encoding YraN family protein, translating into MDSRRATGRLGEEIATAFLSRKGYRILERNVRTRYGEIDIVARDGNCLVFVEVRTVRTTFVLPEESISPRKQHRMIALAQQYLQRAGNSNDDWRADVVAVELTADGRAGEIRHVVNAVEAV